A window of the Ostrea edulis chromosome 1, xbOstEdul1.1, whole genome shotgun sequence genome harbors these coding sequences:
- the LOC130046410 gene encoding aspartate dehydrogenase domain-containing protein-like, translating to MRRIGIVGYGHLGKFLVEKVQEHPDLDLAFVWNRSPAALEGFQRDQILWDLKDFKERNADLIVEVAHPDITREWGPRFLQEADYMIGSPTALSSQELETSLREAASNHGLYVPSGAFWGAEDIRKMADRGTLQNLKVTMTKHPSSFKLDGELKTKNEQVKENKVILYDGPVRQLCPLAPNNVNTMAAAAIAAHNLGFDKVTGSIVSDPKLTDWHIVEVEVWGPNGFNVKTVRSNPAAVGAVTGTATYASFLSSMLGAKGRGPGVHLC from the exons ATGAGACGTATTGGGATTGTGGGCTACGGACATTTAG GGAAGTTCCTCGTTGAAAAGGTTCAGGAACATCCTGACCTTGACCTTGCCTTTGTGTGGAACAGATCACCAGCTGCTCTTGAGGGATTTCAGCGGGATCAGATCCTGTGGGATTTAAAGGATTTCAAGGAAag aaatgctgACCTTATTGTGGAGGTCGCACACCCTGATATAACGAGAGAATGGGGGCCCAGATTTCTACAGGAAGCTGATTATATG ATAGGGTCTCCTACTGCACTAAGTTCACAAGAGCTGGAGACCAGTTTAAGGGAGGCAGCCAGTAACCATGGTCTGTACGTCCCAAGTGGGGCCTTTTGGGGGGCAGAGGACATCAGGAAAATGGCCGATAGAGGGACTTTACAG AACCTAAAGGTTACAATGACTAAGCACCCCTCAAGCTTCAAATTAGACGGTGAACTGAAGACAAAGAATGAGCAGGTCAAGGAGAACAAAGTTATTTTGTACGATG GACCCGTTCGACAGTTATGTCCCCTGGCCCCTAACAATGTGAACACAATGGCTGCTGCTGCTATCGCTGCACATAACCTTGGATTTGACAAGGTCACTGGATCCATAGTGTCAGACCCTAA ATTAACGGACTGGCATATTGTGGAGGTGGAGGTCTGGGGACCAAACGGATTCAATGTCAAGACAGTCCGGAGTAACCCTGCAGCTGTCGGGGCGGTCACTGGAACAGCCACATATGCCTCTTTCCTCAGTAGCATGCTgg GTGCTAAAGGCAGAGGACCAGGCGTTCACCTTTGTTGA